A DNA window from uncultured Methanoregula sp. contains the following coding sequences:
- a CDS encoding FmdE family protein, which produces MATSEKVEIPQGVWDFHGHICPFMPIGYRMGQVAMRELGVSHIGDHGAFGLSEMGVGHPQTCMIDGFMSVTGCTYGKLMMERLNYGKVACLLTVPGKGAVRVYLKSEFQDALGKQEFFAYRKKGIEPSQIPADVVNKVVDMVLTAPESEMFSVTKLSDFTFSRPKGSFNKTKCSKCGEYVFERYVRMVDGRPECIPCSGYDQTWVNVLKGTQ; this is translated from the coding sequence ATGGCAACTTCAGAAAAAGTTGAAATACCACAGGGAGTCTGGGACTTCCACGGGCACATCTGCCCGTTCATGCCGATCGGGTACCGGATGGGACAAGTTGCAATGCGGGAACTCGGCGTCTCGCACATAGGGGACCACGGGGCATTCGGCCTCTCGGAGATGGGCGTTGGCCACCCTCAGACCTGTATGATCGACGGATTCATGTCTGTCACCGGCTGCACGTACGGTAAACTCATGATGGAGCGGCTCAACTACGGAAAAGTCGCCTGTCTCCTTACGGTCCCGGGGAAAGGAGCGGTCCGGGTGTACCTGAAATCGGAGTTCCAGGATGCACTCGGCAAGCAGGAATTCTTTGCCTACCGGAAGAAAGGCATCGAACCCTCGCAGATTCCGGCGGATGTGGTAAATAAGGTCGTGGATATGGTCCTGACCGCGCCGGAGTCAGAGATGTTTTCGGTAACAAAACTGTCGGACTTCACGTTCAGCCGCCCCAAAGGATCCTTCAACAAGACAAAATGCAGTAAATGCGGCGAATATGTCTTCGAGCGGTACGTCAGGATGGTGGACGGCAGGCCCGAGTGTATTCCCTGTTCGGGATATGACCAGACCTGGGTGAACGTCCTGAAAGGAACACAATAA